In Thermococcus sp. JdF3, a genomic segment contains:
- a CDS encoding rubrerythrin family protein: MVVERKMTRKFLEDAFAGESMAHMKYLIFAEQAEKEGYPNIAKLFRAIAHAEFIHAKNHFIALGKLGSTPENLQAGIDGETYEVEEMYPVFKNTAEFQGEKDAIRTTHYALEAEKIHAELYAKAKEKAESGKDIEVKKVYICPVCGYTAVDEAPEYCPVCGAPRDKFVVFE, translated from the coding sequence ATGGTAGTGGAAAGAAAAATGACCCGGAAGTTTCTGGAGGATGCCTTCGCCGGCGAGAGCATGGCCCACATGAAGTACCTGATTTTTGCCGAACAGGCAGAGAAAGAGGGATACCCCAACATAGCCAAGCTCTTCAGGGCCATAGCCCACGCCGAGTTTATCCATGCCAAGAACCATTTCATAGCCCTCGGCAAGCTTGGAAGTACTCCGGAGAACCTTCAGGCCGGTATAGACGGCGAAACCTACGAGGTCGAGGAGATGTACCCGGTCTTTAAGAACACCGCCGAGTTCCAGGGGGAGAAGGACGCCATTAGGACGACGCACTACGCCCTGGAGGCCGAGAAGATACACGCCGAGCTGTACGCCAAGGCCAAGGAAAAGGCCGAGAGCGGGAAGGATATCGAAGTAAAGAAGGTCTACATCTGCCCGGTTTGCGGCTACACTGCAGTTGATGAAGCCCCCGAGTACTGCCCGGTGTGCGGTGCCCCCAGGGATAAGTTCGTGGTCTTTGAGTAA
- the rd gene encoding rubredoxin, whose product MAKWKCIVCGYIYDEDEGDEDAGIAPGTRFEDLPEDWVCPLCGAPRDMFEKIE is encoded by the coding sequence ATGGCGAAATGGAAGTGTATAGTCTGCGGCTACATATACGATGAGGATGAGGGTGACGAGGACGCCGGGATTGCCCCGGGAACCAGGTTTGAAGACCTCCCCGAAGACTGGGTCTGCCCGCTCTGCGGCGCTCCCAGGGACATGTTTGAAAAGATAGAGTGA
- a CDS encoding ferritin family protein, with product MVRQEIDEGLPIEKVRDFSLEELLGMAIKAEVGARKFYESLAERIEIQALKDKIVWLAGEEGKHEALLRKMYESMFPGKEVIYPEEHIGPELQPVARELHGAEDILELIRWAIRAEDIAAKFYAEIENLVDTDDKKRLMRYLSDMEKGHYYTLKAEYELLLDWEMYSQMMHVGP from the coding sequence ATGGTTCGACAGGAAATTGATGAGGGACTTCCCATCGAGAAGGTCAGGGATTTCTCGCTTGAGGAGCTCCTCGGAATGGCCATCAAGGCGGAAGTCGGGGCGAGAAAGTTCTATGAGAGCCTCGCCGAGAGGATAGAGATCCAGGCCCTAAAGGACAAGATAGTGTGGCTTGCCGGGGAGGAGGGCAAGCACGAGGCGCTGCTCAGGAAGATGTACGAGTCGATGTTTCCAGGGAAGGAGGTTATCTATCCGGAGGAACACATAGGGCCCGAGCTCCAGCCCGTGGCGAGGGAGCTCCACGGCGCGGAGGATATCCTGGAGCTTATTCGCTGGGCCATTAGAGCGGAGGATATAGCGGCCAAATTCTACGCCGAAATCGAGAACCTGGTCGATACCGATGACAAAAAGAGGCTGATGCGCTACCTCAGCGACATGGAGAAGGGCCATTACTACACCCTGAAGGCCGAGTACGAGCTCCTTCTCGACTGGGAGATGTACAGCCAGATGATGCACGTCGGACCTTGA
- a CDS encoding iron-sulfur cluster assembly protein, whose translation MGLFDVFTRKQPLSGPREDLPPDVKNVVQILRKVKDPETGLDIVDEGLLYGITVEGRSVELFLLMARSTPECHFCQMLAINLQNKILSDIVEVLKQEGFNKIKIYNEIGLLLAEG comes from the coding sequence TTGGGCCTCTTTGACGTTTTTACGCGGAAACAGCCACTATCCGGGCCAAGGGAAGACCTGCCCCCCGACGTCAAAAATGTGGTTCAGATCCTACGGAAGGTGAAAGACCCGGAGACTGGGCTGGATATAGTGGATGAAGGACTTCTTTACGGCATCACGGTCGAGGGGCGGAGTGTCGAGCTGTTTCTTCTGATGGCCCGATCAACACCCGAGTGCCACTTCTGCCAGATGCTGGCTATAAACTTGCAGAACAAGATTCTAAGTGATATAGTTGAAGTTCTGAAGCAGGAAGGGTTTAATAAGATAAAGATTTACAATGAAATTGGTCTGTTGCTTGCGGAGGGATGA
- a CDS encoding class II SORL domain-containing protein, whose product MLSGTIKSGDWKGEKHVPVIEYEKDGDLVKVGVSVGKEIPHPNTSEHHIAWIELYFHPEGENFPVLVGRVAFTNHGDPLTEPRAVFFFRTAKKGKLYALSYCNIHGLWENEVALE is encoded by the coding sequence ATGCTTAGCGGAACCATAAAGAGTGGAGACTGGAAGGGGGAGAAGCACGTCCCCGTTATAGAGTACGAGAAGGACGGCGACCTCGTGAAGGTCGGGGTCAGCGTTGGAAAGGAGATACCGCACCCGAACACATCCGAGCACCACATAGCCTGGATAGAGCTCTACTTCCACCCCGAGGGGGAGAACTTCCCGGTTCTCGTCGGCAGGGTTGCCTTCACCAACCACGGCGACCCGCTGACCGAGCCGAGGGCGGTCTTCTTCTTCAGGACTGCCAAGAAGGGCAAGCTCTACGCGCTCAGCTACTGCAACATTCACGGCCTCTGGGAGAACGAGGTCGCGCTCGAGTGA
- a CDS encoding ferritin family protein, translating to MLAKYPFELPKDRPLSKREIAQALRWAIEAELDAISFYEQLAELVEDERIKHIFYDVANEEKEHVGEFLAALLEVDEELGKYMKEGFDEVEEETGIRVEL from the coding sequence ATGCTTGCAAAATACCCGTTTGAGTTGCCGAAGGATAGACCCCTCTCGAAGAGGGAAATCGCCCAGGCTCTCCGCTGGGCCATCGAGGCCGAGCTCGACGCCATAAGCTTCTACGAGCAGCTGGCCGAGCTTGTTGAAGATGAGAGGATAAAGCACATCTTCTACGACGTCGCCAACGAGGAGAAGGAGCACGTTGGAGAGTTCCTCGCGGCGCTCCTTGAAGTTGATGAAGAGCTCGGCAAGTACATGAAGGAAGGTTTTGACGAGGTTGAGGAGGAGACTGGGATCAGGGTAGAGCTTTGA
- a CDS encoding iron-sulfur cluster assembly protein — MKVYMPDREWPEHYRVVLDELAKITDPVTGGDILDSGVVAGLEVGDDTLKVWLNFESHAEYNITGASAIAYSKIIGDIIERFALVKFQNVYVYDLKNNPVGVFENKKGYAIEDISTERV, encoded by the coding sequence ATGAAGGTTTACATGCCAGACAGAGAATGGCCGGAGCACTACCGGGTGGTTCTGGACGAGCTCGCCAAAATAACCGACCCCGTCACGGGAGGGGATATCCTGGACTCTGGAGTTGTTGCAGGGCTTGAAGTGGGGGACGATACCCTGAAGGTGTGGCTCAACTTCGAGAGCCACGCGGAGTACAACATAACCGGTGCAAGCGCCATAGCCTACTCGAAGATAATCGGGGACATCATCGAGCGCTTCGCCCTCGTGAAGTTCCAGAACGTCTACGTCTACGACCTCAAGAACAACCCCGTTGGAGTGTTTGAGAACAAAAAGGGATACGCTATCGAGGACATCAGCACCGAGAGGGTCTGA